Proteins encoded together in one Streptomyces sp. TLI_171 window:
- a CDS encoding helix-turn-helix transcriptional regulator, whose protein sequence is MTTVQPGGGSMVRRILLGSQLRRLREGCAITREDAGYAIRASESKISRMELGRVSFKERDVADLLSLYGLSGGAERESLLALVREANKSGWWHSYNDVLPNWFQTYIGLEEAAALIRTYEVQFVPGLLQCEEYAGAIFAQNRPTLAEDEIDRRVALRTRRQKLLTDGRGPKLWAVIDEAALRRPVGGPEVMRAQLEHLVELAQLPSVVIQVMPFRFGAHAGESGAFSVLRFPEQDLPDVVYLEQLTSALYLDKRDDVDEYLQVMERLCVDSLTPQQTLDLLRTILKGQ, encoded by the coding sequence ATGACCACAGTTCAGCCCGGCGGGGGCTCGATGGTGCGCCGCATCCTCCTCGGCTCCCAGCTCCGCCGGCTCCGCGAGGGCTGTGCGATCACGCGTGAGGACGCGGGCTACGCGATCCGCGCCTCCGAGTCCAAGATCAGCCGGATGGAGCTCGGCCGAGTCTCCTTCAAGGAGCGCGACGTCGCCGACCTGCTCAGCCTCTACGGCCTGTCCGGCGGGGCCGAGCGCGAGTCGTTGCTCGCGCTGGTCCGCGAGGCCAACAAGTCCGGCTGGTGGCACAGTTACAACGACGTGCTGCCCAACTGGTTCCAGACCTACATCGGCCTGGAGGAGGCCGCCGCGCTGATCCGCACCTACGAGGTGCAGTTCGTCCCCGGCCTGCTGCAGTGCGAGGAGTACGCCGGGGCGATCTTCGCGCAGAACCGGCCCACGCTCGCCGAGGACGAGATCGACCGCCGCGTCGCCCTGCGCACCCGCCGGCAGAAGCTGCTCACCGACGGCCGCGGGCCAAAGCTCTGGGCCGTCATCGACGAGGCCGCGCTGCGCCGCCCGGTCGGCGGCCCCGAGGTGATGCGCGCCCAGCTGGAGCACCTGGTCGAGCTGGCCCAACTCCCCAGCGTGGTCATCCAGGTGATGCCGTTCCGGTTCGGTGCGCACGCCGGCGAGAGCGGGGCCTTCTCGGTGCTCCGGTTCCCCGAGCAGGACCTGCCCGACGTGGTCTACCTGGAGCAGCTGACCAGCGCGCTCTACCTCGACAAGCGCGACGACGTGGACGAGTACCTGCAGGTGATGGAGCGGCTCTGCGTGGACAGCCTGACCCCGCAGCAGACCCTCGACCTGCTCCGGACGATCCTGAAGGGCCAGTAG
- a CDS encoding DUF397 domain-containing protein: MREAYNGMAAADLDGVVWQKSRHSNSKGNCVEFAALANGEVAMRNSRFPEGPALVYTRAEITAMLLGVKDGEFDHLGGTP, from the coding sequence ATGCGTGAGGCGTACAACGGCATGGCGGCAGCGGACCTCGACGGGGTGGTCTGGCAGAAGAGCCGGCACAGCAACTCGAAGGGCAACTGCGTGGAGTTCGCCGCGCTGGCGAACGGCGAGGTGGCGATGCGCAACTCGCGCTTCCCGGAGGGGCCGGCGCTCGTCTACACCCGGGCCGAGATCACCGCGATGCTGCTCGGGGTGAAGGACGGGGAATTCGACCACCTGGGCGGAACGCCCTGA
- a CDS encoding M56 family metallopeptidase, translating to MTALLSLLVLGLLLATVAPSRLARARWPEREPVLALLVWQMLVVAVLLCCVLSLLLASAAALPAWRDVVFAGAPAGVEESYALAGLEGWGRLSAAVLAAGGVWTAVSLAREVRSARAERGHRHDQLVRRAPELPDSLTPRRRVREPLVVLENVRPQAWSLPGPRARLVVTTGALQQLSDRELAAVLSHERGHVRARHHWLAQCAQALATGFPGVEVFSAFRDQVAVLVELAADDRAARRHGRVTTALALAELNSEVFASCPPRQLAQSPARVDRLLLGAPRLPVPARLGWTLAALAAPLGAALLAAAPGLSALF from the coding sequence ATGACGGCACTGCTGAGCCTGCTGGTGCTCGGACTGCTGCTCGCCACCGTGGCGCCGAGCCGTCTGGCCCGGGCCCGCTGGCCGGAGCGCGAACCGGTGCTGGCCCTGCTGGTGTGGCAGATGCTGGTGGTCGCCGTGCTGCTGTGCTGCGTGCTGAGCCTGCTGCTGGCGAGTGCGGCCGCTCTCCCCGCCTGGCGGGACGTGGTGTTCGCGGGCGCCCCGGCCGGGGTGGAGGAGTCGTACGCGCTGGCCGGCCTGGAGGGCTGGGGCCGGCTGTCGGCGGCGGTGCTGGCGGCGGGCGGGGTGTGGACAGCGGTGTCACTGGCCCGGGAGGTCCGCTCGGCGCGCGCGGAGCGCGGCCACCGCCATGACCAACTGGTGCGGCGCGCGCCGGAGTTGCCGGATTCGCTGACGCCCCGTCGGCGGGTCAGGGAGCCGCTGGTGGTGCTGGAGAACGTGCGGCCGCAGGCGTGGTCGCTGCCCGGGCCGCGGGCCCGGCTGGTGGTCACCACGGGGGCGCTGCAGCAGCTGTCGGACCGCGAGTTGGCGGCGGTGCTGAGCCACGAGCGCGGGCACGTCCGGGCCCGGCACCACTGGCTGGCGCAGTGCGCGCAGGCCCTGGCGACCGGCTTCCCCGGGGTGGAGGTCTTCTCGGCGTTCCGGGACCAGGTGGCGGTGCTGGTCGAGCTGGCGGCGGACGACCGGGCGGCGCGCCGGCACGGCCGGGTGACCACGGCGCTCGCGCTGGCCGAGCTGAACAGCGAGGTGTTCGCCTCCTGCCCGCCGCGGCAGCTGGCGCAGTCCCCCGCGCGGGTGGACCGGCTGCTGCTGGGCGCGCCGCGGCTGCCGGTGCCGGCCCGGCTGGGGTGGACCCTGGCGGCGCTCGCGGCGCCGCTCGGCGCGGCGCTGCTGGCAGCCGCGCCCGGGCTCTCCGCGCTGTTCTGA
- a CDS encoding sirohydrochlorin chelatase, whose protein sequence is MSTAAIPGAPLPVRTPGSRARGRHRAERREIVAGSPALVLAVPAVAGPESRPIVDELLSIVRGEQPGIEVTAAYLGGEDAPTVADLLAGAAEAGLPAPVIQPLTPGPHEFLSELTKLAAETGAQVLDPLGPHTKLSEAVHVRLSEAGLARADRARLFAIATAADGVVLTTVGGQDAAEAAGMTGVLLASRLAVPVVPAALDVPGSVAAAVAHLRAMGAERPALAPLVIGPEADSELLATAAEETGCPSAAPIGAYPTVGQLIAATYLAVLPEPTQEQLEAAAAASEQRTPGAHAAR, encoded by the coding sequence ATGAGCACCGCAGCCATCCCGGGCGCGCCACTGCCCGTCCGCACTCCAGGCTCCCGTGCGCGGGGGCGCCACCGCGCCGAGCGCCGTGAGATCGTGGCCGGTTCGCCTGCCCTGGTGCTGGCGGTTCCGGCCGTCGCCGGGCCGGAGAGCCGTCCGATCGTCGACGAGCTGCTGTCCATCGTGCGCGGCGAGCAGCCGGGCATCGAGGTGACGGCGGCCTACCTGGGCGGGGAGGACGCGCCGACCGTCGCCGACCTGCTGGCCGGCGCCGCCGAGGCCGGCCTGCCCGCACCGGTGATCCAGCCGCTGACGCCCGGCCCGCACGAGTTCCTGTCCGAGCTGACCAAGCTGGCCGCCGAGACCGGCGCTCAGGTGCTGGACCCGCTGGGCCCGCACACCAAGCTGTCCGAGGCCGTCCACGTGCGGCTGTCCGAGGCCGGGCTGGCCCGCGCCGACCGGGCCCGGCTGTTCGCCATCGCGACCGCCGCCGACGGCGTGGTGCTGACCACGGTCGGCGGCCAGGACGCCGCCGAGGCGGCCGGGATGACCGGCGTGCTGCTGGCCTCCCGGCTGGCGGTCCCGGTGGTTCCGGCGGCGCTGGACGTGCCCGGCTCGGTGGCCGCGGCCGTCGCGCACCTGAGGGCGATGGGCGCCGAGCGTCCCGCGCTGGCCCCGCTGGTGATCGGCCCGGAGGCCGACTCCGAGCTGCTGGCCACCGCCGCCGAGGAGACCGGCTGCCCGAGCGCCGCCCCGATCGGCGCCTACCCGACGGTGGGTCAGCTGATCGCCGCCACCTACCTGGCGGTCCTCCCGGAGCCGACCCAGGAGCAGCTGGAGGCCGCCGCGGCGGCCTCCGAGCAGCGCACCCCGGGGGCGCACGCGGCGCGCTGA
- a CDS encoding MFS transporter — protein sequence MTDTTAQAGSTATSPADPTNPTHSTDTHWSPRLWGALVVLCAAMFLDALDVSMVGVALPSIGADLHLSDSALQWVVSGYVLGYGGLLLLGGRAADLLGRRRVFLVALAVFAAASLLGGLVDSGPLLIGARFLKGVSAAFTAPAGLSIITTTFAEGPARNRALSIYTTCSAAGFSLGLVISGLLTSAGWRLTFLMPVPVALIALVAGIKLLPRQHGEHRATGGYDVAGAITGTVAVLLLVFTVTEAQGAGWLSLRTIGSLLLVAALAAAFLLIEARTAHPLVRLGIFRNAGVRRANLTALTLMGSYAGFQFVATLYLQRLLGWSALETALGLLPGGAVVAFSAGAVGRLLDRFGPERVLPVGVASMALGYALFLRLDEHSGFAGLVLPSMLLIGAGFALAFPSINVAATSGVSDDEQGLASGLVNTALQVGGAIVLAVTTAVLTAGTGGGTDAHAQLAGYRPALLLVTGTTALGLLIALTGALRSGRRPVELPPVPDYRYPEASTATETEVLSKR from the coding sequence ATGACCGACACGACCGCCCAGGCCGGCTCGACCGCGACGAGCCCGGCCGACCCGACGAACCCGACCCACTCGACCGACACGCACTGGAGCCCACGGCTCTGGGGCGCCCTGGTGGTGCTCTGCGCCGCGATGTTCCTGGACGCGCTGGACGTGTCGATGGTCGGGGTGGCCCTGCCCTCGATCGGCGCCGACCTGCACCTGTCCGACTCCGCCCTGCAGTGGGTGGTCAGTGGCTACGTCCTCGGCTACGGCGGGCTGCTGCTGCTCGGCGGCCGGGCCGCCGACCTGCTCGGCCGCCGCCGGGTGTTCCTGGTCGCGCTGGCGGTGTTCGCCGCCGCCTCGCTGCTCGGCGGCCTCGTCGACAGCGGCCCGCTGCTGATCGGCGCCCGCTTCCTGAAGGGCGTCAGCGCCGCCTTCACCGCCCCGGCCGGCCTGTCCATCATCACCACCACCTTCGCCGAGGGCCCGGCCCGCAACCGCGCGCTGTCCATCTACACCACCTGCTCCGCCGCCGGCTTCTCGCTCGGCCTGGTCATCAGCGGCCTGCTGACGTCCGCCGGCTGGCGGCTGACGTTCCTGATGCCCGTCCCCGTCGCGCTGATCGCGCTGGTCGCCGGCATCAAGCTGCTGCCCCGTCAGCACGGCGAGCACCGCGCCACCGGCGGGTACGACGTGGCGGGCGCGATCACCGGCACCGTCGCCGTCCTGCTCCTGGTCTTCACGGTCACCGAGGCGCAGGGCGCCGGCTGGCTCTCGCTGCGCACGATCGGCTCGCTGCTGCTGGTGGCGGCGCTGGCCGCGGCCTTCCTGCTGATCGAGGCGCGCACCGCGCATCCGCTGGTCCGGCTCGGCATCTTCCGCAACGCGGGAGTGCGCCGGGCGAACCTCACGGCGCTGACGCTGATGGGCTCCTACGCGGGCTTCCAGTTCGTGGCCACGCTCTACCTGCAGCGGCTGCTCGGCTGGTCGGCGCTGGAGACGGCGCTCGGCCTGCTGCCGGGCGGCGCGGTGGTGGCCTTCTCCGCGGGTGCGGTCGGCCGCCTGCTCGACCGGTTCGGCCCGGAGCGGGTGCTGCCGGTCGGCGTGGCCTCGATGGCCCTCGGCTACGCCCTGTTCCTTCGGCTCGACGAGCACAGCGGCTTCGCCGGCCTGGTGCTGCCCAGCATGCTGCTGATCGGCGCGGGCTTCGCGTTGGCCTTCCCTTCGATCAACGTCGCCGCCACCAGCGGCGTGTCGGACGACGAGCAGGGCCTGGCCTCCGGCCTGGTGAACACCGCGCTCCAGGTGGGCGGCGCGATCGTGCTGGCCGTCACCACCGCGGTGCTCACCGCGGGCACCGGGGGCGGCACCGATGCCCATGCCCAACTGGCGGGCTACCGCCCCGCGTTGCTGCTGGTGACGGGCACCACCGCGCTCGGCCTGCTGATCGCCCTGACGGGCGCGCTGCGCTCCGGCCGCCGCCCCGTCGAGCTGCCGCCGGTGCCGGACTACCGGTACCCGGAGGCCTCGACGGCCACGGAGACGGAGGTGCTGTCGAAGCGCTGA
- a CDS encoding MarR family winged helix-turn-helix transcriptional regulator — protein sequence MTDLDPDHDPAAEAELTQQWRALLARHAATSCAIDRELGEAYGLGVSEFELLERLWEFEQGKRTGDARAQVVAGTVHLSQSAFSRLVARLEKAGLVQRSLCEADRRGIYITLTGEGRERYLKARPVHRRILAETLGE from the coding sequence GTGACCGACCTCGACCCAGACCACGACCCCGCCGCGGAGGCGGAGCTCACCCAGCAGTGGCGCGCCCTGCTGGCCCGCCACGCGGCCACCTCGTGCGCCATCGACCGCGAGCTGGGCGAGGCGTACGGTCTGGGCGTCAGCGAGTTCGAACTGCTGGAGCGCCTCTGGGAGTTCGAGCAGGGCAAGCGCACCGGAGACGCCCGCGCCCAGGTGGTGGCCGGCACGGTGCACCTCAGCCAGAGCGCGTTCTCCCGACTGGTCGCCCGCCTGGAGAAAGCCGGGCTGGTGCAGCGCTCGCTCTGCGAGGCCGACCGCCGCGGCATCTACATCACGCTGACCGGCGAGGGTCGCGAGCGGTACCTCAAGGCCCGCCCCGTGCACCGCCGCATCCTCGCCGAGACGCTCGGCGAGTGA
- a CDS encoding DUF5134 domain-containing protein has translation MHGPALVSWLLAALAAGSGGYCGWRVRRRRSEPSCGEHRSRHESDVLEAAMGLGMAGMALLPGVFWGWPYALLAAVLLVGALAGRGRGLRAHRLHHGIGALAMAYMALAMAGGSPGGHAAHHGQPGGLPVLTGVLLVYFGAYALWEGSRVLTSGGAAVAAAPLPRACRAAMGIGMFAMLLTV, from the coding sequence ATGCACGGTCCGGCGCTGGTGAGCTGGCTCTTGGCGGCGCTGGCCGCGGGCAGCGGCGGGTACTGCGGGTGGCGGGTGCGGCGCCGGCGGTCGGAGCCATCCTGCGGCGAGCACCGCTCGCGCCACGAGTCGGACGTGCTGGAGGCGGCGATGGGCCTGGGCATGGCCGGGATGGCGCTGCTACCGGGAGTGTTCTGGGGCTGGCCGTACGCGCTGCTGGCGGCGGTGCTGCTGGTCGGCGCGCTGGCAGGGCGGGGCAGGGGTCTGCGGGCGCACCGGCTGCACCACGGGATCGGCGCGCTGGCGATGGCGTACATGGCGCTGGCGATGGCCGGCGGCTCCCCCGGCGGCCACGCCGCGCACCACGGGCAGCCGGGCGGGCTGCCCGTGCTGACGGGCGTGCTGCTGGTGTACTTCGGGGCCTACGCGCTCTGGGAGGGCAGCCGGGTGCTGACCTCGGGCGGGGCGGCGGTGGCGGCGGCGCCGCTGCCGCGGGCCTGCCGGGCGGCGATGGGGATCGGGATGTTCGCGATGCTGCTGACGGTCTGA
- a CDS encoding G8 domain-containing protein, producing MDQRDNDQPAAGRHRRPVVGRRRMLTWLAVGTVTALGGGVALRQSLAGAGEPVARLPLPSGAPTGHQHGTPAPPPASAGPQPSLSPPPVDEGGRKWSDPKGWGGKVPAAGSAVRITDKVLLDADVQVGSLLVEKTGSLVFAKDRSLTLASAGNVEVRGTLALAPDAAHTHTLRFPNVDERRFQGGGMTVVDSDTGLWVTGQGYLRLDGAPRTAWVRAAADLRPGDSTIRLAAAPEGWQPGDELAVTPTAGPDADDFSTSYDLVTVEQVDGATVTLSAPLKHAHPRVAVGGGPTFGAEVLNLSRNVRVEGTEQGRAHVHLTSSRPADVRHTAIRWMGPRADGKDSWNGKPVTEPVLGRYGLHFHMLLDSSRGTVVEGVVVRDTGSHAFVPHAAHGIAFRGCISHNTWEDAYWWDGPIDTRTPQGPSNDIAYEGCVASRTVYEPNPRGYRLTGFSLGAGTGSSARDCVAVGVQGATGASGYEWPETSEGVWTFERCLAHNNLENGVFVWLNAEHHHTVTQFVGYHNGGWGIEHGAYLNDFDYTASVLYGNGAGGVAIHALGRDKGTVFDGLLIDAAGHSDYAVATFKHQLDGETVTLSRSRLTGYRKAGVAFRATDDGKPDDIAVLDCEFGGTELWLDPESPEPKRILFRKAGQSQAVALSKGGGQGLAGTPWNAATAPAEAPGPPRAVALPALKFTDSAPRTGRIAG from the coding sequence GTGGACCAGCGCGACAACGATCAACCCGCGGCCGGGCGGCACCGGCGGCCGGTGGTCGGGCGGCGGCGGATGCTGACCTGGCTGGCGGTCGGCACGGTGACCGCGCTCGGCGGGGGAGTGGCCCTGCGGCAGTCGCTGGCCGGGGCGGGCGAGCCGGTGGCACGGCTCCCGCTGCCGAGCGGGGCCCCGACGGGCCATCAGCACGGGACGCCCGCGCCGCCGCCCGCCTCGGCGGGTCCGCAGCCCTCGCTGTCGCCGCCGCCGGTCGACGAGGGCGGCCGCAAGTGGTCGGACCCCAAGGGCTGGGGCGGCAAGGTCCCGGCGGCGGGCAGCGCGGTGCGGATCACCGACAAGGTGCTGCTGGACGCCGACGTCCAGGTCGGCTCGCTCCTGGTGGAGAAGACCGGCTCGCTGGTGTTCGCCAAGGACCGGTCGCTGACCCTCGCCAGCGCCGGCAACGTCGAGGTGCGCGGCACCCTGGCCCTGGCCCCCGACGCCGCGCACACCCACACCCTGCGGTTCCCGAACGTCGACGAGCGGCGCTTCCAGGGCGGCGGGATGACGGTCGTGGACAGCGACACCGGCCTGTGGGTCACCGGCCAGGGCTACCTGCGGCTGGACGGTGCGCCCCGCACCGCCTGGGTGCGGGCCGCCGCCGACCTCAGGCCCGGCGACAGCACGATCAGGCTGGCCGCCGCTCCCGAGGGCTGGCAGCCGGGCGACGAACTGGCCGTCACCCCGACCGCCGGTCCGGACGCGGACGACTTCTCCACCTCCTACGACCTGGTGACGGTCGAGCAGGTGGACGGCGCCACCGTCACCCTGAGCGCCCCACTGAAGCACGCCCACCCGCGGGTCGCGGTCGGCGGCGGCCCGACCTTCGGCGCGGAGGTGCTCAACCTCAGCCGCAACGTCCGGGTGGAGGGCACCGAGCAGGGCCGGGCGCACGTCCACCTGACCTCCAGCCGGCCGGCCGACGTCCGGCACACCGCGATCCGCTGGATGGGCCCGCGCGCCGACGGCAAGGACAGCTGGAACGGGAAGCCCGTCACCGAGCCGGTGCTGGGCCGCTACGGGCTGCACTTCCACATGCTGCTGGACAGCTCGCGCGGCACCGTGGTCGAGGGCGTGGTGGTCAGGGACACCGGCAGCCACGCGTTCGTGCCGCACGCGGCGCACGGCATCGCCTTCCGCGGCTGCATCTCCCACAACACCTGGGAGGACGCCTACTGGTGGGACGGCCCGATCGACACCCGCACCCCGCAGGGTCCGTCGAACGACATCGCCTACGAGGGCTGCGTCGCCTCCCGCACGGTGTACGAGCCCAACCCGCGCGGCTACCGGCTGACCGGCTTCAGCCTGGGCGCCGGGACGGGCTCCTCGGCCCGGGACTGCGTGGCCGTCGGCGTACAGGGCGCCACCGGCGCGTCCGGCTACGAGTGGCCGGAGACCAGCGAAGGCGTCTGGACCTTCGAACGCTGCCTGGCGCACAACAACCTGGAGAACGGCGTCTTCGTCTGGCTGAACGCCGAACACCACCACACCGTCACCCAGTTCGTCGGCTACCACAACGGCGGCTGGGGCATCGAGCACGGCGCCTACCTGAACGACTTCGACTACACCGCCTCGGTGCTGTACGGCAACGGGGCCGGCGGCGTGGCGATCCACGCGCTGGGCCGCGACAAGGGCACCGTCTTCGACGGCCTGCTGATCGACGCCGCCGGGCACTCCGACTACGCGGTGGCCACCTTCAAGCACCAGCTGGACGGCGAGACCGTCACGCTGAGCCGCAGCCGGCTGACCGGCTACCGCAAGGCCGGGGTGGCGTTCCGGGCCACCGACGACGGCAAGCCCGACGACATCGCGGTGCTGGACTGCGAGTTCGGCGGCACCGAGCTCTGGCTCGACCCGGAGTCGCCCGAGCCCAAGCGGATCCTGTTCCGCAAGGCCGGGCAGTCGCAGGCCGTGGCGCTGAGCAAGGGCGGCGGGCAGGGCCTGGCCGGCACCCCGTGGAACGCCGCCACCGCCCCCGCCGAGGCGCCGGGCCCGCCGCGGGCGGTGGCGCTGCCCGCGCTGAAGTTCACCGACAGCGCGCCGCGGACGGGCCGGATCGCCGGCTGA
- a CDS encoding ATP-binding protein, with protein MSTGTALATDPHVVSCTLAPRFEAVRTAREFTRDALNGWGLGELFDDVALVASELVTNALRHALGQSEPSRVPAQSSPQLAAGALPIRISLVHRAPQVVCAVSDPSSTGPIAREADFVAESGRGLHLVDSFSRSWGWHPLAGAGKVVWALFDARAAEPVTESSLSNLGRHRRSA; from the coding sequence ATGAGCACCGGTACGGCCCTGGCGACCGACCCGCATGTGGTCAGCTGCACCCTCGCTCCCCGCTTCGAAGCCGTGCGCACCGCGCGGGAGTTCACCAGGGACGCCCTGAACGGCTGGGGCCTCGGCGAACTCTTCGACGACGTGGCCCTGGTGGCCTCCGAGCTGGTGACCAACGCCCTGCGGCACGCGCTCGGCCAGAGCGAGCCCTCGCGCGTCCCGGCCCAGAGCAGCCCGCAGTTGGCGGCCGGGGCGCTGCCGATCCGGATCAGCCTGGTGCACCGCGCCCCGCAGGTGGTCTGCGCGGTGAGCGACCCGTCCAGTACCGGCCCGATCGCCCGGGAGGCCGACTTCGTGGCCGAGTCCGGCCGGGGCCTGCACCTGGTCGACTCCTTCTCCCGCTCCTGGGGCTGGCACCCGCTGGCCGGCGCCGGCAAGGTGGTGTGGGCGTTGTTCGACGCCCGCGCGGCCGAGCCCGTCACCGAGTCCTCGCTGTCCAACCTCGGCCGGCACCGCCGCTCCGCCTGA